The genomic interval TTAGAACTTCCTCCCGCCTGCTCCTACTCCATCAAATACCACCATTCGTGGTTCTGGGTGCAACCATTCTCACAGGCAAACGCAATCGGATCCACCTTGTCTCCAAACAAAATGTAAAGAGCTACGGCCACGTTCATGATACGTTCTGGGCCATGCGGTAGAGTCCATAGACTGGGAATGTCTGCTTTTTGAAGTTTGGTACTCAACTGctcttcctcgtccttctctCTGCTTCCTGAAAGGTGTTCGTGGGCCTGGTAGACCTGACGAAGCACATTCTCATGTTCAATGTACTTTTTGGCCTTGAGTTGCAGCTCCGACTCTGTTGTGGAAAACTGTTGTAGCGGCTTGCCAGTCTCGTAGGCCTCGCAGTATACTGCAAACAGACATTGCAAGCTGGTCAGCTCATCGTTTTCCATTTCATGCTCCGGTTTGTATGGCTAGACACACAGAGACGGCCACGGTGGACTTATAAACACCGGTTAGCGTCATGCGGCTGGAATGAGGGGCTGAAAACCATCAACGTCCGAACCTGCTGAATCGACCCATGCCAAGTCCTTACGTCATCATGGCCCACCGATGCTACATGCCAAGAGCGCTATAGGGCGCATCTTGACATATGGCAAGTGCTAGTGGATATAATGAGGGAAAAAATTACGCACCCCCGGGCACCCAGGCCCCGTGCGTAGGTAACAGACGGCGTCATATCCGATCTTGCAACCTCCGAACCCATAATATAAACAGAGTCATGGGTCTCACTTGTCCTTACCCTGTGCAGTCTAAAACCACACTAACTAGTGCTAGTTCATCACCTACAGTATTGTTGAATGTGAGCCATTGGGAGATACGAACGCTCTTAGTGTCTTCGTTCATAGTCTTAATGGCATTGGTGTTATGAGCAGTCGCTGGTTATtgcactactgtactcctacttgtagctatgAGGTTTCAGAGGAGGTTTTGTGTGCTTCTAGATCCAAGCGCTagtctccaaccaccaccagtCGATGAGCCCACATGTCAATCATAGAGGTCAGACAAGGTCTCGTATTATCGATTTAAGCAGCCAATTGAACTATCTTCTGGGCACACGACGAATCAAACTCCGaggcttcttttttcttaCACTGGGGAATCAGTAGGAGCTTGGACTATGGTACCATAGTACATCTGGTAACTAGTTACACGGCAGtcacgtacagtactcgtacaatatgtactgtaggcaGCATTTATCAAAATCTGAATGCACTAAAAATTGCCTTTATAATCATCACGCATCAGAATCGAACAACTTGGTCTTCATGACCCGCAGTTCGAACCCCATAAACACCTTGATCACCGACCAGAAAGAAACTTTTTTCGACTGCTGTGAAAAATCACCTCCAGatcacatcaccacatAAACACCATGAACCTGCGAACGTGTATCAGTGGCGTGCGACACCTGTCGACCTCGCGGGCCGTGTGCAACGCCCCCAAGCCTGGGCTGGAGAACTATGCCCGAGTGGTCGACTCCATCAAGAACGACCGGCAGAAGGCAGGTGACGAaaagcccaagaagaagctcaatCTGCGAAAGAAGAGCGTCTCTGAAGAGTCTTACGCCCCTGGAATGGGCCGAGTGACTGTGGGAGGATCTGCCGATGGCAATACCAACAAGCGGGTCGATCGCCGAATCAAGTTTGGCAACTCCTCCGCCATCAACGACAACCTGGTCTCCACCAACTACGATGCTGCCAAAGACAAGTTCCGAAAGCGACGAACTCCCCTcgacaagaaggtggtCCCCAAGCGATACGGAGAATACAAGGCCGATGAGGACCGAAAGGCTCCCCGAAAGCTCTTCAAGAATAACAGAGAGTCCAAGCCTGATGTCTCCAAGAGAGATGCTGAGGACGAGTTGCTGACCGATTACGTGACTGTTGCTGAGAACGCCCGTCTGCAGGCTGCTCTCGACGCCCTTGATTTCGAGAATAAGGATGTTTCAAAGGCTTTCGCTACCCTCATCACCTCCGAGGCCCAGCCCAAGACTAAGAAGATTGACACCGCCAAGCTGTTTAAGGACGCCTTTGATCCGTCCAAGGGCTCCACCTTTAACACAGGAGTGGCCAAGCCCGCAAAGGCCGACAACGCCGACTTTGTCGTCcacaacctcaacaagaactTCTCGTTGAACGCCGAGCAAGCCAACACTCTTCTGGACATTGTGTCCGGGAAAACCCCCATTGCCTCTCTCaagatgaaggaggagaactAGTATGTATATAGTATGTGATGAATGAAAGAGGAAACGCACAGACGTGTCTAAGCGTTCCGCCCTAGTAGAACAGCCCGAGCGATGCACTTGCAACATTTTCATagacaaacacaaccaccagcCGTACGAGAGTATTTGGTGTTATACTGGTAGATTCATTCAAATCATTAATCATTATTTTACATATTACTGATATGCTGATGTTCCATCCCTCCTACTCCCTTCTAACCTCGGCATCAATTCTTGTCAACGCAGTCAGCTCGTTGGTCATGCTGACATTTTCACTTCGAGTCAaactcttcatcatcagactcttgttcttgtcatTGGTCAGCTGTCGCAAAACATTCTTCAAGTACCCATTCAGAATCTCAATGGGCCAGTTTGGAGGCACCGCGTTGAGCACAAACTTGGTTTCAAGATGGTTGCCGTACTTCTCCATGACGTGACGACAGTAGTACACTTTTGTATCCTGGTCAGACGTGAtcttgagaagctgcttgAACAAGTGAGTAAAAAGAGACCGTTTGAGAATCTCATCCGCAGCAGGTGTACTTCCCTCCACATTGTCAACATTGGCACAATAGTCGACCGCAGTCTGATAGTCAGTGAGATCGTGCACCAGCATATCAATGCATCTCTGATGGTCACCCAACTGGCCATAAATAATgaccaactccaacaagaacTGGTTTTGATAGGGAATGAGCTTCTCTTGAAAACTAAGATAGTCTTCGAGAgtcaaggacgacgacCAATTAACATCAAAATGCCACTTGGCGTCCCCGAATACACCTTTTCCACGAGATTTTTTGCCATTGTGAGACTTGTCATcgcccttctccttcttctctccacaCAGTCCCCGGTCAATCATTCGAATGATCTCAACACGGCTGGCCAAGGTGGTGTCGGTGCCCTTCTTCGACTTGAGGAACTCAAAGTACGACCGCTTAGGGGGGTTGAGAGCCCTGTACGCTGCTGACacctcatcctcgtcgtAGTCCTTGGCATCTTTGATGTCAGCAATGCACTCGTCAATCAGTAAACCAACATACTCCCCAACCATACTGACCTCACCCTCTACGAATAACATCTGTTGAAGGTAAGATTTCCAAGCCACCTGGTTCTGCATGGCCTTGATGGCGGTCGAgatcttgtccttgtcctccttggagttAAACTTGATTTTCGAGCCTGCATTCGAACTGTCCTGGTCCACAAAAATCGCCACGCCTTCCTGAGGAAACTTGTCGACAAGCCAGAGTCCATAAGCACGCACCAACTCTTTGTCTGAGCATGTCTTGAGCAGCGCAGAAAGGCGCTTGGGGCCATTGGTGAATAAGGGCTCCTCAATGTCACCGGCAAGAATTGACTGCCAGATTTCACAGACAGAGGCAATTTTGTTGACACGGAGATCGAGCAGCGAAAGTGGGTACCACTTCTTGTGCTCCCTGAGAATCTCCGCAGACTCAGAAATGCCCTTGTCGGTCACCAGCTGgctctcaacaagatgCATGATAGCACCTGTGACAACATCAGACGAATCTTCGGCCGTATTCTCCTTTAACAGGTCGCTGGCACAATCGGAAACCAGCAACTGGCACAGGAGTACCTCTAGCATCCATCTACCCTTGAAATCAGCAGTGTTGGGGTCTCGCAGATGGTACTGGCAGATATCGTAACAAGTATGCCACCATTTTCGTGAAACAACGTCCCCAGACTTGTCATCTGGAGCCACCATGCTTTTGGACACATCAAGAGCAGTAACCACACCATTGGGTACCTCCAACTTGTCCAAAATCTTGGGACAGAAAATGTACATGAGAATCTTCAGATCCAACAGGTAATCGTGGAAAGAGTTGGTCCATATTTGCTTGAAGTCAGCCTGTCTGTCATGAGACAAGTGCGACAAACATACCAAGAGTTGCAGATACTCTTTTTGGCGGTTGGCGGCCTCTGAATTGGCATTATCTCCATGTCCGAACGATTCCAATTCGATATAGAGCTCTCCCAGCTTTTGCTGCTCGACTAGATTCTCCAGATGAAACAGTCGAGGGGTGGAGATGTATGTGAAGACTCCTTTGTCAGAGTAAGTAAAGATGTTTGAAGATGTTTTGCACCAAGAAGAGAGTTTGGTAGAGTGAGAAGACTCTTCTATGTCCTTAATGTCATCCTTCGAGCCACCTTTGTCCTTGGCGTAGACATCCACCAGTGTCAACTTGTTCACCATCTCTGGGAACGGAATATCGAACTGTTTGAGCACCTTGGAGATGGTTACCTTGGTGGCAGGTTCCACGGTGGCCTCGGTATTTTCCTTCGAAGCCCCTTCTGGCTTTTTAGCTTCTTCCCCGGCTTCATTATCGGTCCCCTTATCCTCGCCCTCTTCAGATTCACCCTCGGCATCTTCCATGTCCTTtttgtccttcttgtcccccttgtccttgtttcCATTATCACCGTCGGTATTGCTATCCTTCTTGCATTCCTGCTTGTCGTCAGACTTCTCCTCTTTGCTGACCTTATCATCCACTTCATCGCCAATCAAGACCTCTGTCTGATTGACGACATTATGGAAACACACTTTTTGACCAACAACCGCGCCAACAAGAGGATAATCGACAACCACCGAGGTAGGATAATCGTTCCACGCAATGGTACCCCGCGAAATGTCTCCATCACTGTTGATGATCATACCCATGGCAGGATCTCCCTTCTGAGTTCCACATGCAACTAGAAACTCGGAATCTCCGACAAGGGCTGCGACGGGCTGCGGCTTGAGATCTGCTCCGCTGTCGGCACCACTCCACACCTCAAACAAGGGCACTTTTCGTACTCTCTCAACGTCCACAAGATCATATGTCTTGGTATTACCAACGAGACAAAGACGGCCTCGACGCACTCCTGTGAGAGCCTCTGCATAGCTCACGTCCTTGACGAGCTTCAGGCCGTTTGCAGACACATTGACGATTCGTATAGTGTTTTTCGTGAATGTAGTGACGTGGACAGAAGATGCCGCTGCCGTGGGGTTTTTGAGAAGAGCTTTGCTGATGTCTTGATCTACACACATGTCCAGAACATCTCTGACCTTGCCAAAGCCGGAGGCAGGAGCGAACTCTGGCACTGAGAACACGGAGACAGTGGAATTGGACAGAACCAAAGCTCTGGAGATCTGGGGAAGTAccacaatcttgtcgaCGGTCCTGGTTCGGGTAGCATGCACCTTTTGCCTGCTGGCAATGATGTACTGTGGTGGTGCAATTTCACGTCCCCTGTCGGTAGAAGAGACCTCAATGTCCTGAACACAGAAGAAGTGCAGAACTTCTCCATCAGAAGTACCTAGATAGAGAGAGTTTTCTGTGTTAGAAGACGGAAATGATTGGAATTTAACTGTACTCATCCATCGTAGGAAATGTGTGATACCCCGCAGGGAACCGAGCAGCACTCGACACCCATGTCAGCAGTCACTTTGGACTATGGAAAGACACGTGGAAGGTACCGCAAACAtgaatgtgtttgtgtcgtttgaTTTCGGAGTTTGAAAGAATCGTCTTCGCCTCACTGAAGTGTGTGATCCCATTGCCGATATGCTGACATtcttcctctctctctcatACTCACCCCATGCTTCAATGCAGGTAATGGTGGCGCCCTCCAGCACGTCTGGAGCCAGCGTCTGCACCTTGAGATACGGCGGTGTTTCCATCGAGGCCTTGTTTTGAAGGGTCGCGGCGACGTGATGTGCTGTCTGTAGCAGGTCAACTGGAAGTGTGTTTTGTTGAACCGACGAGATAGGGTTGCAGGTCATGCAGACTACTCCGCGTCTTCATCAGGATTACAACCAGCAGTCTAAAATCAGCACGAGACTGCAACTAAACGACCGCGGAAATGAGCATATCGTATACCGGCCAGCTGCCCACGACCAGCCCGTTGTCGCTGACTCAACTCATCACCTCAGACCGATACCAGCAGGTTATTGAGAATGCCGATGCTGCCCGGGCCCGAGTGAGAGAACAGCTCAAACACGCCAAAAAGACAGGCGCCACAGAGGCGAATGGCGACATTATGCCTGTgatcaaggctctggaggaatATATGCCACACATTACCAGCATTGTCGACAACGAAGGGGTGTTTCGATTCACGTCTCAGATCATCACTTGCTGGAGACTTCCGTTCCAGTCACAGTCGTCAATGGCCAACAAGACGCCTCTGCATGGTCTCAGCTTCGAATATATCATGGTACTATTCACGTAcgctctggctctggctaCCTTGGCCAACCAGTACGTGGCTAGAGATAAGGAGGATCGATGGAAGCATGCCAGTGCATACATTAGTAAAGCTCGAGGCGTGGTAGACTATCTCAGGCAGTGTCGAAGCTTCCAGATCATCTGCAACGAACCTCCAGCCTCGGTCCCTCGAGACCTCAGCTCAGCTACAATGTCGGCCCTTTCACACATGCTCTGTGGAGCGTCCCACATGCTCATTCTGTACAAGTGTGATGCAGAGACCTATCTggatggaggagctccGTCTGCAGGCGCAAACTCGGGAGGGTTTTCAAGCTCGTTGTTACTTCGAACTGCAATCTTTGCCAGAGATCAGTTTGAAACCGCTTCTGCCCTGCTGGGAGAACCAGTATCGAAACGCAAGCTGGTGACGAGTCTAGTCAAGGAAAAGAGCTCCAAGTTCTCACTGTCAAAAAAGCTGCATTTAAGGAAGGACGATGGCTCCCCGAGTTTGGCGCCAGTGTCATCCTTTGAATCAAACAGAGACCTGTCGTCGACGTCTTCGGGAACTCTAGACTCGCTGCTTTCCTGGCTGAGCAGAGCACGAGGGGTGGCCGAGGGATTCGTCTTCAAGCACATGGCTATTCAGGCGTATGAGAACAACCAGATTGGCAAGGCTGTAGGCGCAGCTTATGCAGCCATTCTGCAACTGGAAGATGTCAAGATCCCTCAAAAGTCTGCTCTTTATATTCCAGTGACCCATCTCAAGGAGACGCTGAACCGTCACCATGCCGACTACAAGGCTGACAATGATCGTCTATCGTTTGAGCCTGTTCCTTCGCCTTCAGAGCTTGCTCAAGAGTGGCCCTCCGGTCGACAGGTGATTTCTGCTCAAAAGTGGACTCCACAAACAAGTCTGGATCTTGGAGAGGAcacttcctcctccgcaCCCAAGTATTCTGGCCAGGGTTCCTACTActagctacttgtagttgtactcCATCTGCACACACAGTCAACACACAATCCACAATCTACAAAACCAATCATTACCCACACTGTGACATGTAACATGATCAATACAAtcagtactgtatgtgcatacttgtattttGAATAAATAACTGCCAAAGACAGTAATGcattaataaataatctGGTTAGACCTCGGAGGTCCGACGATGATGGTGATGCAATCTCTgggtctcctccacctgctgctgctgttgagcaTCGTCTGCCGTCTCGAATGGTTGTCGGCACATGGGACACAAGCCCTTGGACGTCTCTGTTTCCAGCCACTTGAGTAGACAATGCAAATGAAACGAATGTGCACACTTTCCAATGACTGTGTTAGCACCACAACTCATTACTTCTCTGAATCATCTGAATCCTCTGAATCATACTCACTCAATGGACAATCGTCTCCTGGGTACTTGCACACAGGACACACTCCATCAAACGGAACCCGGCAGATACCACAAACTTCGTCGTTGGGCACGTCCCATTGCCACACGCTCACGGCGTTCCACTGTTTGATTTTTACCTTCATGGCGTTGCtgtgtgttttgttgtCATGTACtttacgagtacgagtacgagcacttGCCTCTCAGCACTGCTCTTCGGGATGGGTGTACATGTACCAGGGTGCAGGTGTAAACAACTTTATTTCAACTCGTCGCGCTAACATGGTGGTGTACAAATACTTGAGATGAAACAAGGTAGTGGGGATGGCGAGGGAGGACCTTTGGGTGGCGAAATTAATCTGGTTTCGACGTCCTTACTCTTCATCACTTGGTGTTACTTCTTCCACAATTGTGCATCATCGGCGAAACTCCTGCAGGACTTGCTCGATAGTGTGCAACCGCTATTGTGGATATAATCGGCATTTGTTTGGTATCATTTTGATTGGAAAAACTCTGCCATTTCACTGGCGCTACTGCCGTTCCAATCAAGTCATTATTTCGCTCAGATCTCCGTCTGGTGTGGCTGATGAAACAGTTAAGCTTAGGGTTTTGACAATAAGGTTTCCGAAGCACCTTTTAATACAACACAACATTTACTCACGCGAACTGTTGGAAAAACGCCAGACTCACTTTTCAACCGTGAACTGGACGACCCTTGCGACGACGCCGAATCGACACGTAATCACCTCTTGATTGACGTTCGTTttcctcacgtgaccccacTAAACACCCCCTCACCTACGCCCACCACACCATGGCCGACTCGGACTCCAAGCCCTCCTCTGGCAACGAACTCGAACTTCGAGAGCAGGACAAGTGGCTGCCAATAGCCAATGTGGCCCGAATCATGAAGTCTGCGCTGCCCGAAAACGCCAAGGTGTCCAAGGAAGCCAAGGAGTGCATGCAGGAGTGCGTGTCCGAGTTCATTTCCTTCATCACCTCGGAGGCGTCGGAGAAGTGCGCAGCCGAAAAGCGAAAGACAGTCAATGGCGAGGACATTCTCTTTGCCATGCTGTCTCTGGGCTTTGAGAATTACGCCGAGGCCCTGAAGATTTACCTCACCAAGTACCGTCAGAACCAAAACTACAAGCAGGAGAACAGAAGCGAGAAtcgaaagaagaagacgctGCCcgcccaagaaggagctgtggctgctgctgctacCGGTTCGAACCCCGTCACTGAGACAAACTCGCCTtcccagcaacagcaggaggagtacTACGCTGCCTACGACGTTCCAATTAACGGACAGGACCCTACCGAGCAGCGGTTCTCCGAAGAGCCCACCCAGGACGAAAAGGCCATGTATGACGCTTATACCGGTGACTACTACTAAGTGTCTGATTGGAGACACATGCTACGGACCTTTCCCTTTGTACTATTGATGACTATTTATAAAGTGTATGTGATATATTATgactgtattgtactcgtatttgTACGGCGGTTGTTGAGCTATAGTTTTTGGCATGGAACAAGCGCGAGATATGCTGTGGAAATGATCTTCGTGGAGTGCTACTTcttttgtacttgtagtacgGTAAGCAGACACAGTTCATAGAGTGAGCACCACCACAGCTGTACAAAATGAAGCGCTGAGACGTCCGGTATCGTAAATGTGAATAATTCAAGTATGCTAGTAGTTGTGAATTACACCAACACCTAGTAGTTGCATTGGCATTTCTCTTAACAATCTATGACTTGTCTGTCAAGGGTCGAACGATGTACACTTCAAGCAGTGGCCATGTCCTCGACATCGTTCTCAAAGAGAAGACACAAAAGATATGAGGACTTCTCCATCTACTAAAATAGGCCTCGATAAGTAATTAATTCCGTTTTTCCCGCTAAAATAGTTTGATTTAGATCCGCTTTGAGAGTAGGGTCAGAGcaagttgttgttg from Yarrowia lipolytica chromosome 1F, complete sequence carries:
- a CDS encoding uncharacterized protein (Compare to YALI0F16962g, no similarity): MENDELTSLQCLFAVYCEAYETGKPLQQFSTTESELQLKAKKYIEHENVLRQVYQAHEHLSGSREKDEEEQLSTKLQKADIPSLWTLPHGPERIMNVAVALYILFGDKVDPIAFACENGCTQNHEWWYLME
- a CDS encoding uncharacterized protein (Compare to YALI0F16984g, no similarity), giving the protein MNLRTCISGVRHLSTSRAVCNAPKPGLENYARVVDSIKNDRQKAGDEKPKKKLNLRKKSVSEESYAPGMGRVTVGGSADGNTNKRVDRRIKFGNSSAINDNLVSTNYDAAKDKFRKRRTPLDKKVVPKRYGEYKADEDRKAPRKLFKNNRESKPDVSKRDAEDELLTDYVTVAENARLQAALDALDFENKDVSKAFATLITSEAQPKTKKIDTAKLFKDAFDPSKGSTFNTGVAKPAKADNADFVVHNLNKNFSLNAEQANTLLDIVSGKTPIASLKMKEEN
- a CDS encoding uncharacterized protein (Compare to YALI0F17006g, similar to Saccharomyces cerevisiae VPS3 (YDR495C); ancestral locus Anc_3.86, some similarities with uniprot|P23643 Saccharomyces cerevisiae YDR495c VPS3 vacuolar sorting protein); its protein translation is MTCNPISSVQQNTLPVDLLQTAHHVAATLQNKASMETPPYLKVQTLAPDVLEGATITCIEAWENSLYLGTSDGEVLHFFCVQDIEVSSTDRGREIAPPQYIIASRQKVHATRTRTVDKIVVLPQISRALVLSNSTVSVFSVPEFAPASGFGKVRDVLDMCVDQDISKALLKNPTAAASSVHVTTFTKNTIRIVNVSANGLKLVKDVSYAEALTGVRRGRLCLVGNTKTYDLVDVERVRKVPLFEVWSGADSGADLKPQPVAALVGDSEFLVACGTQKGDPAMGMIINSDGDISRGTIAWNDYPTSVVVDYPLVGAVVGQKVCFHNVVNQTEVLIGDEVDDKVSKEEKSDDKQECKKDSNTDGDNGNKDKGDKKDKKDMEDAEGESEEGEDKGTDNEAGEEAKKPEGASKENTEATVEPATKVTISKVLKQFDIPFPEMVNKLTLVDVYAKDKGGSKDDIKDIEESSHSTKLSSWCKTSSNIFTYSDKGVFTYISTPRLFHLENLVEQQKLGELYIELESFGHGDNANSEAANRQKEYLQLLVCLSHLSHDRQADFKQIWTNSFHDYLLDLKILMYIFCPKILDKLEVPNGVVTALDVSKSMVAPDDKSGDVVSRKWWHTCYDICQYHLRDPNTADFKGRWMLEVLLCQLLVSDCASDLLKENTAEDSSDVVTGAIMHLVESQLVTDKGISESAEILREHKKWYPLSLLDLRVNKIASVCEIWQSILAGDIEEPLFTNGPKRLSALLKTCSDKELVRAYGLWLVDKFPQEGVAIFVDQDSSNAGSKIKFNSKEDKDKISTAIKAMQNQVAWKSYLQQMLFVEGEVSMVGEYVGLLIDECIADIKDAKDYDEDEVSAAYRALNPPKRSYFEFLKSKKGTDTTLASRVEIIRMIDRGLCGEKKEKGDDKSHNGKKSRGKGVFGDAKWHFDVNWSSSLTLEDYLSFQEKLIPYQNQFLLELVIIYGQLGDHQRCIDMLVHDLTDYQTAVDYCANVDNVEGSTPAADEILKRSLFTHLFKQLLKITSDQDTKVYYCRHVMEKYGNHLETKFVLNAVPPNWPIEILNGYLKNVLRQLTNDKNKSLMMKSLTRSENVSMTNELTALTRIDAEVRRE
- a CDS encoding uncharacterized protein (Compare to YALI0F17028g, some similarities with uniprot|Q9P905 Emericella nidulans PalC) — encoded protein: MSISYTGQLPTTSPLSLTQLITSDRYQQVIENADAARARVREQLKHAKKTGATEANGDIMPVIKALEEYMPHITSIVDNEGVFRFTSQIITCWRLPFQSQSSMANKTPLHGLSFEYIMVLFTYALALATLANQYVARDKEDRWKHASAYISKARGVVDYLRQCRSFQIICNEPPASVPRDLSSATMSALSHMLCGASHMLILYKCDAETYLDGGAPSAGANSGGFSSSLLLRTAIFARDQFETASALLGEPVSKRKLVTSLVKEKSSKFSLSKKLHLRKDDGSPSLAPVSSFESNRDLSSTSSGTLDSLLSWLSRARGVAEGFVFKHMAIQAYENNQIGKAVGAAYAAILQLEDVKIPQKSALYIPVTHLKETLNRHHADYKADNDRLSFEPVPSPSELAQEWPSGRQVISAQKWTPQTSLDLGEDTSSSAPKYSGQGSYY
- a CDS encoding uncharacterized protein (Compare to YALI0F17050g, similar to Saccharomyces cerevisiae APC11 (YDL008W); ancestral locus Anc_3.190, similar to uniprot|Q12157 Saccharomyces cerevisiae YDL008w APC11 subunit of the anaphase promoting complex), with the translated sequence MKVKIKQWNAVSVWQWDVPNDEVCGICRVPFDGVCPVCKYPGDDCPLIIGKCAHSFHLHCLLKWLETETSKGLCPMCRQPFETADDAQQQQQVEETQRLHHHHRRTSEV
- a CDS encoding uncharacterized protein (Compare to YALI0F17072g, similar to Saccharomyces cerevisiae HAP3 (YBL021C); ancestral locus Anc_8.167, some similarities with uniprot|P13434 Saccharomyces cerevisiae YBL021c HAP3 CCAAT-binding factor subunit); this encodes MADSDSKPSSGNELELREQDKWLPIANVARIMKSALPENAKVSKEAKECMQECVSEFISFITSEASEKCAAEKRKTVNGEDILFAMLSLGFENYAEALKIYLTKYRQNQNYKQENRSENRKKKTLPAQEGAVAAAATGSNPVTETNSPSQQQQEEYYAAYDVPINGQDPTEQRFSEEPTQDEKAMYDAYTGDYY